One window of the Ammospiza nelsoni isolate bAmmNel1 chromosome 2, bAmmNel1.pri, whole genome shotgun sequence genome contains the following:
- the LOC132070347 gene encoding thyroid hormone-inducible hepatic protein-like, translating into MEQYFSATQKMEQEVMFPSLLRGVFPQEEGAAPAAESRTDLYERYQLLKAIKPMVEKGLASGGDQSPSGADTDGDTSLDSNGAEDAQLEERLSQHLTGLQQVLTHLTRDTNALTRRYSQILEQINLSEGQPSW; encoded by the coding sequence ATGGAGCAGTACTTCTCAGCCACGCAGAagatggagcaggaggtgaTGTTCCCCAGCCTGCTGCGAGGGGTCTTCCCGCAGGAGGAgggggcagccccggctgccGAGAGCCGCACGGACCTCTACGAGCGCTACCAGCTCCTCAAGGCCATCAAGCCCATGGTGGAGAAAGGCCTGGCCTCTGGGGGTGACCAGAGCCCCAGCGGTGCCGACACCGACGGCGACACATCCTTGGACAGCAACGGGGCCGAGGATGCCCAGCTCGAGGAGCGCCTGTCCCAGCACCTGACTGGCCTGCAGCAGGTCCTCACCCACCTCACCAGGGACACCAACGCCCTGACCCGCAGGTACAGCCAGATCCTGGAGCAGATCAACCTCAGCGAGGGGCAGCCCAGCTGGTGA
- the LOC132069817 gene encoding thyroid hormone-inducible hepatic protein-like, with the protein MEQYFSATQKMEQEVMFPSLLRGVFPQEEGAAPAAESRTDLYERYQLLKAIKPMVEKGLASGGDQSPSGADTNGDTSLDSNGAEDAQLEERLSQHLTGLQQVLTHLTRDTNALTRRYSQILEQINLSEGQPSW; encoded by the coding sequence ATGGAGCAGTACTTCTCAGCCACGCAGAagatggagcaggaggtgaTGTTCCCCAGCCTGCTGCGAGGGGTCTTCCCGCAGGAGGAgggggcagccccggctgccGAGAGCCGCACGGACCTCTACGAGCGCTACCAGCTCCTCAAGGCCATCAAGCCCATGGTGGAGAAAGGCCTGGCCTCTGGGGGTGACCAGAGCCCCAGCGGTGCCGACACCAACGGCGACACATCCTTGGACAGCAACGGGGCCGAGGATGCCCAGCTCGAGGAGCGCCTGTCCCAGCACCTGACTGGCCTGCAGCAGGTCCTCACCCACCTCACCAGGGACACCAACGCCCTGACCCGCAGGTACAGCCAGATCCTGGAGCAGATCAACCTCAGCGAGGGGCAGCCCAGCTGGTGA
- the KCTD14 gene encoding BTB/POZ domain-containing protein KCTD14, translated as MSISSEHKPLGKQVTGSLHTVSKLSPIVELNVGGEMYTTTLSTLKKHPGSKLAEMFTGQPKLRTDSEGRFFIDRPGTYFKYILEYLRSNQVPTQCIQDVYKEALFYDIEPLIKQLEDSPQIFGELVARRQFLARVPNYSENIELMIHIARAEAVASRQSSVIVCVVRTEEDAARCQDALNSLDMDKKSVVKFGPWKAVPSISDLLDCIQMDVEAKGYKISFQPHVAEKGFRFKSHDFFYKFLFTWW; from the exons ATGAGCATTTCATCGGAGCACAAGCCCCTTGGGAAGCAGGTCACCGGCAGCCTGCATACGGTGAGTAAG ttgtcaCCAATTGTGGAGTTAAATGTTGGTGGGGAGATGTACACGACAACACTGAGCACCTTGAAGAAACACCCTGGCTCCAAGCTGGCAGAGATGTTCACCGGCCAGCCCAAACTCAGGACTGACTCTGAAGGGAGGTTCTTCATCGACAGGCCAGGCACCTACTTCAAATACATCTTGGAGTACCTGCGCAGTAACCAAGTGCCCACCCAGTGCATCCAGGACGTCTACAAGGAGGCGTTGTTCTATGACATAGAGCCTTTGATCAAGCAGCTTGAGGACTCCCCGCAGATCTTTGGGGAGCTCGTGGCGAGGAGGCAGTTTCTGGCCCGCGTGCCCAACTACAGCGAGAACATCGAGCTGATGATCCACATCGCGAGGGCGGAAGCGGTTGCGTCCCGACAGTCCAGCGTCATCGTATGTGTGGTCAGAACCGAGGAGGACGCAGCCAGGTGTCAGGATGCCTTGAACAGTTTGGACATGGATAAAAAATCCGTGGTGAAGTTTGGCCCCTGGAAGGCTGTGCCCAGTATTTCGGATCTGCTGGACTGCATTCAAATGGACGTTGAAGCCAAAGGGTACAAAATATCCTTTCAGCCCCATGTTGCTGAAAAAGGTTTTCGCTTCAAGTCGCATGACTTCTTCTACAAGTTCTTGTTCACCTGGTGGTAG
- the LOC132070319 gene encoding thyroid hormone-inducible hepatic protein-like — protein sequence MEQYFSATQKMEQEVMFPSLLRGVFPQEEGAAPAAESRTDLYERYQLLKAIKPMVEKGLASGGDQSPSGADTDGDTSLDSSGAEDAQLEERLSQHLTGLQQVLTHLTRDTNALTRRYSQILEQINLSEGQPSW from the coding sequence ATGGAGCAGTACTTCTCAGCCACGCAGAagatggagcaggaggtgaTGTTCCCCAGCCTGCTGCGAGGGGTCTTCCCGCAGGAGGAgggggcagccccggctgccGAGAGCCGCACGGACCTCTACGAGCGCTACCAGCTCCTCAAGGCCATCAAGCCCATGGTGGAGAAAGGCCTGGCCTCTGGGGGTGACCAGAGCCCCAGCGGTGCCGACACCGACGGCGATACATCCTTGGACAGCAGCGGGGCCGAGGATGCCCAGCTCGAGGAGCGCCTGTCCCAGCACCTGACTGGCCTGCAGCAGGTCCTCACCCACCTCACCAGGGACACCAACGCCCTGACCCGCAGGTACAGCCAGATCCTGGAGCAGATCAACCTCAGCGAGGGGCAGCCCAGCTGGTGA